Below is a window of Flavobacterium sp. N2820 DNA.
AAAAATAACATTCCGATTAATACCCCAATTAATAAAGTTAAAACACCAATATAACCTTTCATTCGTGTGGTTAACTTGAACTTTTCTTTTTTGACGATTTCATCTTCACTTGCATAACGAATTAAACCTTTTGGTAATCCTACTTTATCCATAATGATATCACATTCATCAATACAAGCAGTACAATTGATACATTCTAATTGCGTTCCATTACGAATATCAATTCCTGTAGGACAAACTACGACGCATTGGTTACAATCGATACAATCTCCATGGCCTAATGCGGTTCTATCCTCACCATTTCTCCATTTTTTTCTTCCGTTTTGTCCTTCACCTCTTACATGGTCATAGGCAACATTTATAGATTTATTATCTAATAAAACACCTTGCATTCTTCCATATGGACAAGCTATAATACAAACTTGTTCTCTAAACCATGCAAACACAAAATAGAAAACTCCAGTAAAAATTAATAATGCAATTAGTGTGCTTAAATTAGTTGCTGGTCCTTCGGTAATCATTTTGATTAACTCATCGCTGCTAATTAAATACGCTAAAAAAACATTGGCTATGAAGAATGAAAAAATAAAAAAGATAATCCATTTAGTAACTCTTTTTCTTATTTTTTCAGCATCCCATTTTTGTTTAGCTAATCTTATTTGTGCGCCTCTATCACCATCAATCCAATATTCGATGCGTCTGAAAACCATTTCCATAAAAATAGTTTGTGGACAAAACCAACCACAAAAAATACGACCAAATGCAACAGTAAAAAGTGTTAAACCAACTACTCCAACAATCATTGATATTACAAACAAATGAAAATCTTGAGGCCAAAATGCAAATCCGAAAATACTAAAACGTCTTTCCAAGACATTGAACATTAAAAACTGATTTCCATTGATTTTAATAAAAGGTGAAGCAATT
It encodes the following:
- the ccoG gene encoding cytochrome c oxidase accessory protein CcoG; translated protein: MSNLPDESFRDTISTIDADGKRNFIHPKKPSGPFYEKRKLLSYFLLVFLIASPFIKINGNQFLMFNVLERRFSIFGFAFWPQDFHLFVISMIVGVVGLTLFTVAFGRIFCGWFCPQTIFMEMVFRRIEYWIDGDRGAQIRLAKQKWDAEKIRKRVTKWIIFFIFSFFIANVFLAYLISSDELIKMITEGPATNLSTLIALLIFTGVFYFVFAWFREQVCIIACPYGRMQGVLLDNKSINVAYDHVRGEGQNGRKKWRNGEDRTALGHGDCIDCNQCVVVCPTGIDIRNGTQLECINCTACIDECDIIMDKVGLPKGLIRYASEDEIVKKEKFKLTTRMKGYIGVLTLLIGVLIGMLFLRNDVEANFLPMSGQLFQHNGKNIRNFYTYKVVNKTEQTFNNVTVKIVNYKGEIKLVGSPVIKVPKQGLASGTLYIDIPESLLKDEKVHLKLELYNGDKLIEETTTNFQGPRNFN